Proteins encoded in a region of the Neodiprion lecontei isolate iyNeoLeco1 chromosome 5, iyNeoLeco1.1, whole genome shotgun sequence genome:
- the LOC107225990 gene encoding ATP-binding cassette sub-family C member 4: MNTSEREGKKCPEETSNVLSNLFFWWMVPIFRKGAKSNLQITDLCDPPKFDESEGLGDRLEREWRKELKRSSDKSESKPSLFRALCRAFWVPFSLQGAIIFCKEMVACMMVPVLQGKVISYFDPGQKLMDRQQALIYAGLLVLLTLVNVLIDHNYYARTFELGMRFRVACSALIYRKVLRLNQSAFGRTAEGQITNLISNDLARFDIVLPFLNFIWIVPMQVLLLGYMMWQFVGEAVLVGIGVMIMQTMPIQGYLSHIAGILRAKIAVKTDERVQLMSELVSGIQVVKMYSWEKPFQTLVSKTRALEIKPIRYTSYLNGILMGITVFSDRVTLFLTLVTFVLSGNTLNAKLTYTLATLFNLLQLACAFRFPMVLIMIGETRVTLERITKFLLLDEVEPSKESEFSADNGRLANEKYTINETRLQNGNKTEMESLLTNRMGYVESSGKLIIEKTKVGEQIERGVEIEMVNVFANWVHDQLPPTLHEVSLKIKRHSLSVLVGPVGSGKSSLLHLLLGELSVRAGGLSLFSGENSEKTKIGRRDIRISYASQNPWIFPATIRENIIFGQSYDKKRYQKVTEVCALVRDFAQLPQGDLSQAGERGVCLSGGQKARVNLARALYREADLYLLDDPLSAVDSHVGNHLFKECIQEFLKNKTRILVTHQLQYLRQADTVIVLNRGTVKCQGTYEELAQMNPDVLASKQLEESDEPKQVKNTDEENMEDEEITLSVNDQATELSESKENLEDVDEEEVATGKITSEVYKRYFLAGGNPCSLIFITATIIIAQVTANTSDYWLTYWTNQDSLRSVGDNTSCSNHTRHDDQETQWFDKYGLLRRNVAIYVYTAIIVTCIFFLLLRSIFCVRVCMNASCNIHNYMFENLLRAPMKFFNANPSGRILNRFSKDVGVMDEQIPRTLIDVVQTITLTMGIFAMVAIINPWTMIPVIISGVIFYVIRIYYLRTARDIKRLEGVVKSPVFTHIKSTLDGLTTIRSGGPMVGEMLRKEFDQLQNVHSGAWYLIIIASSAFGLVLDLVSSSYMAFICFAFILIDNGNILGGSVGLAISQSLTLNGMVQWGIRRSTELVSQMVSVERLLQYTDIPKEGPFTTDKPPPTTWPSNGGLVFKGVSMKYAEDKPPVLRDLTVTIEPGWKIGIVGRTGAGKSSLVSALFRLNGDGLDGEILLDGINTKSIGLHELRPHISVIPQEPILFSASLRYNLDPFNEYSDDELWDSLREVELGDTVQSLDFKVAEGGSNFSVGQRQLICLARAIIRNKQLLILDEATANIDRSTDALIQNTIKRKFAHCTVLTIAHRLNTIMDSDRVLVMEKGCIVEFGPPHLLLKNHNGQFFQMLQQTGTATAAKLSQTAERSYFLNSKCKKVMER; encoded by the exons ATGAACACCAGtgaaagagagggaaaaaaatgtccaGAGGAAACTTCAAACGTATTGAGTAACCTGTTTTTCTG GTGGATGGTACCGATTTTCCGGAAGGGTGCGAAGAGCAATTTGCAGATAACCGATCTGTGCGATCCCCCGAAGTTCGATGAGTCTGAAGGCCTCGGTGACAGGCTCGAAAG AGAATGGAGGAAGGAATTGAAGAGATCGAGCGACAAGTCGGAGAGTAAGCCAAGCTTGTTTCGAGCACTGTGTCGAGCATTCTGGGTTCCGTTCTCGCTGCAAGGAGCAATCATATTCTGCAAAGAGATGGTGGCTTGCATGATGGTGCCAGTGCTCCAGGGAAAGGTTATCAGCTACTTTGACCCTGGACAAAAATTGATGGATCGTCAACAGGCCCTGATATACGCTGGTCTCCTGGTCCTCCTAACTTTGGTCAACGTTTTGATCGATCATAATTACTATGCGCGAACGTTTGAACTGGGGATGCGATTCCGAGTTGCGTGTTCCGCCCTAATCTACCGCAAG GTTCTGCGCCTGAATCAGTCTGCATTCGGAAGGACGGCTGAAGGTCAAATCACGAATCTGATAAGTAATGACCTCGCCCGCTTCGACATTGTCTTGCCATTCCTTAACTTCATCTGGATCGTGCCAATGCAG GTATTGCTGTTGGGATACATGATGTGGCAATTCGTCGGTGAGGCTGTCCTGGTAGGAATCGGCGTAATGATCATGCAGACGATGCCTATTCAAGGGTATTTAAGCCACATTGCTGGTATACTGAGGGCCAAAATTGCTGTCAAAACGGACGAAAGGGTGCAACTGATGAGTGAGCTCGTTTCCGGAATACAG gtggtgaaaatgtactcCTGGGAAAAACCCTTCCAGACATTGGTGTCTAAAACTCGAGCGTTGGAGATCAAGCCGATTCGTTATACGTCGTACTTGAACGGAATACTCATGGGCATTACGGTGTTCTCTGACAGAGTAACACTATTTCTAACGCTTGTCACCTTTGTGCTAAGTGGCAATACCCTAAACGCTAAACTCACCTACACGTTAGCTACCCTATTTAATTTACTTCAACTGGCTTGCGCTTTTCGCTTCCCTATGGTTCTTATCATGATTGGAGAGACTCGTGTGACTTTGGAAAGAATAACG aaatttttactattgGACGAAGTGGAACCTTCAAAGGAATCTGAATTTTCGGCTGACAATGGCAGGCTGGCTaacgaaaaatatacaattaaTGAAACACGTCTACAAAATGGGAATAAAACCGAAATG GAGTCTCTATTGACCAACAGAATGGGATACGTAGAGAGCAGTGGTAAACTGATTATAGAAAAGACTAAAGTAGGTGAACAAATTGAACGTGGTGTTGAAATCGAAATGGTGAACGTCTTCGCAAACTGGGTCCATGATCAGCTGCCACCTACTTTACACGAAGTATCACTGAAAATAAAGCGTCACTCACTTTCTGTGCTTGTGGGGCCTGTAGGCTCGGGAAAATCATCTTTACTCCACCTTTTACTGGGTGAGTTGTCAGTCAGAGCTGGAGGACTGTCGTTATTTAGTGGCGAAAACAGTGAGAAAACTAAAATCGGCAGACGGGACATTCGAATCTCTTACGCAAGTCAAAATCCTTGGATATTTCCCGCCACCATTCGCGAGAATATCATTTTCGGACAGTCATACGACAAAAAGAGATATCAAAAG GTGACGGAAGTTTGCGCACTCGTCAGAGACTTCGCTCAGCTTCCTCAAGGCGACTTGAGTCAGGCTGGAGAGAGAGGAGTCTGTTTGTCAGGGGGCCAAAAAGCTCGGGTGAACCTGGCAAGAGCCCTTTACAGAGAAGCTGATCTCTACTTGCTTGACGATCCTTTAAGCGCGGTCGATTCTCACGTGGGTAATCACTTGTTCAAAGAGTGCATCCAAGAGTTTCTAAAAAACAAGACCCGAATTCTAGTTACTCATCAATTGCAATATCTTCGGCAAGCTGACACTGTCATAGTTCTGAATCGC GGCACCGTCAAGTGTCAGGGAACATATGAGGAGCTTGCTCAGATGAATCCCGATGTCCTGGCTTCGAAACAGTTGGAGGAATCCGACGAACCTAAACAAGTCAAAAACACTGATGAGGAGAACATGGAAGACGAG GAAATCACTTTGTCTGTGAATGATCAAGCTACGGAACTTTCTGAGAGCAAAGAGAATTTGGAGGATGTGGATGAGGAGGAAGTTGCGACAGGAAAAATAACGAGTGAAGTGTATAAGCGATACTTCTTGGCAGGTGGTAATCCATGCTCATTGATTTTTATAACGGCAACAATTATAATCGCGCAAGTGACCGCAAACACAAGTGATTACTGGTTGACCTACTGGACAAACCAGGATAGTCTAAGAAGTGTTGGCGATAATACAAGCTGCTCGAACCATACCAGGCATGATGATCAAGAGACCCAATGGTTTGACAAATACGGACTGCTGCGTAGAAATGTCGCGATTTATGTTTACACAGCGATAATTGTCACTtgcattttctttctcttattACGCAGTATTTTTTGTGTCAGAGTGTGCATGAACGCCAGTTGCAACATACACAATTACATGTTCGAGAACCTTCTGCGGGCACCCATGAAATTCTTCAACGCCAATCCTTCTG GTAGAATTTTGAACCGATTTTCGAAGGATGTAGGCGTAATGGATGAACAAATCCCTAGAACCTTGATTGATGTGGTTCAGACTATTACTCTTACGATGGGTATATTTGCTATGGTAGCCATCATTAACCCGTGGACCATGATACCTGTGATAATATCAGGAGTAATTTTCTATGTCATCAGGATCTATTATCTCAGAACAGCTCGAGACATCAAGCGACTTGAAGGAGTAG TGAAAAGTCCTGTCTTTACTCACATCAAGTCTACTCTGGACGGACTGACGACTATTCGAAGCGGAGGTCCGATGGTGGGAGAAATGCTGCGTAAAGAATTTGATCAACTTCAAAACGTGCACTCAGGTGCCTGGTATCTCATCATTATCGCATCTTCTGCCTTTGGTCTTGTCCTCGATCTTGTTTCTTCTAGCTACATGGCTTTCATTTGTTTCGCCTTCATTCTGATAGACAACG GAAATATTCTCGGAGGGTCTGTAGGCCTGGCCATATCCCAAAGTCTTACGCTGAACGGAATGGTTCAGTGGGGAATCAGAAGGAGTACGGAACTAGTATCGCAAATGGTCTCAGTTGAGAGACTACTTCAATACACGGACATACCCAAAGAGGGACCTTTCACGACTGACAAGCCTCCTCCGACCACTTGGCCTTCTAATGGTGGTTTAGTCTTCAAGGGTGTTTCTATGAAATATGCTGAAGACAAGCCTCCGGTCCTAAGG GATCTGACAGTGACCATAGAGCCTGGCTGGAAGATTGGCATAGTCGGCAGAACTGGTGCAGGAAAATCTTCGCTCGTCTCAGCGCTCTTCCGTTTGAACGGAGATGGACTGGACGGGGAAATACTGTTGGACGGAATAAATACGAAGTCGATAGGACTGCACGAGCTGCGCCCCCACATCTCAGTCATCCCTCAGGAGCCAATATTGTTCTCGGCAAGTCTTCGGTACAACTTGGACCCCTTTAATGAATATTCGGACGACGAGCTGTGGGACAGTCTTCGAGAAGTGGAACTTGGAGATACGGTGCAATCTCTTGACTTCAAAGTTGCTGAGGGTGGATCTAACTTCAGTGTTGGACAACGCCAGCTTATCTGCTTGGCCAGAGCGATCATCAGAAATAAACAGCTGCTCATACTCGATGAAGCAACAGCCAACATTGACCGCAG CACTGACGCGCTGATTCAAAATACCATAAAACGAAAATTCGCCCATTGCACGGTCCTGACGATAGCGCATAGATTGAACACGATTATGGACAGTGACAGAGTTTTGGTCATGGAGAAAGGCTGTATTGTT GAATTTGGTCCTCCGCATTTACTGTTGAAAAATCACAATGGCCAGTTTTTCCAAATGCTCCAACAAACAGGAACGGCGACAGCGGCTAAACTTTCCCAAACTGCTGAAAGATCGTATTTCTTGAATTCCAAGTGTAAGAAAGTAATGGAAAGATGA